One genomic segment of Sorex araneus isolate mSorAra2 chromosome X, mSorAra2.pri, whole genome shotgun sequence includes these proteins:
- the EMX1 gene encoding homeobox protein EMX1, protein MCLAGCTPRTAAAPGRGALPRAQLPRSALAAATMFQPTAKRGFTIESLVAKDGGTGAGTGGGGSGSHPLAAAASEEPLRPTALNYPHPGAAEAAFVSGFPAAAAGAGRSLYGGPELVFPEAMNHPALTVHPAHQLGASPLQPPHSFFGAQHRDPLHFYPWVLRNRFFGHRFQASDVPQDGLLLHGPFARKPKRIRTAFSPSQLLRLERAFEKNHYVVGAERKQLAGSLSLSETQVKVWFQNRRTKYKRQKLEEEGPESEQKKKGSHHINRWRIATKQANGEDIDVTSND, encoded by the exons atgtgcctggCTGGGTGCACACCCCGCACGGCGGCGGCGCCAGGACGCGGAGCgctccccagagcccagctgcCTCGCTCGGCTCTGGCGGCCGCAACCATGTTCCAGCCCACAGCCAAGCGCGGCTTTACCATCGAGTCTTTGGTGGCTAAGGACGGCGGCACCGGCGCGGGCACTGGCGGCGGGGGCTCGGGTTCCCATCCCCTGGCGGCGGCCGCCTCGGAGGAGCCGCTCCGGCCCACGGCGCTCAATTACCCTCACCCTGGCGCGGCCGAAGCGGCGTTCGTGAGCGGcttccccgccgccgccgcgggcgcCGGCCGCTCTCTCTACGGCGGGCCCGAGCTCGTGTTCCCCGAGGCCATGAACCACCCCGCGCTGACCGTGCACCCCGCGCACCAGCTGGGCGCCTCCCCGCTGCAGCCCCCGCACTCCTTCTTCGGCGCCCAGCACCGAGACCCTCTCCACTTCTACCCCTGGGTCCTGCGGAACCGCTTCTTCGGCCACCGCTTCCAGG CCAGCGACGTGCCCCAGGATGGGCTTCTCCTGCACGGCCCCTTCGCGCGCAAGCCCAAGCGGATCCGCACGGCCTTCTCGCCCTCGCAGCTGCTGCGGCTGGAGCGCGCCTTCGAGAAGAACCACTACGTAGTGGGCGCCGAGCGGAAGCAGCTGGCCGGCAGCCTCAGCCTCTCGGAGACGCAG GTGAAGGTGTGGTTCCAGAACCGGAGGACCAAGTACAAGCGGCAGAAGCTGGAGGAGGAGGGCCCCGAGTCTGAGCAGAAGAAGAAGGGTTCCCACCACATCAACCGGTGGCGCATCGCCACCAAGCAGGCCAACGGCGAGGACATCGATGTCACCTCCAATGACTAG